One window of Mycoplasmopsis gallopavonis genomic DNA carries:
- the rplK gene encoding 50S ribosomal protein L11: MAKKEIQRIAKLEFIAGQAKPGPALAGVGVNMPEFTRAFNDATRDRGNEPVPVQITVYKDKTFEFKLFTAPASFKIKQAAKIQSGAANAKTTVVATISKDQLREIAEYKLPDLNTDDVDAAMATIAGTAKQMGVLVEGYDDIFKAKAEAKAAAKAAKAAAAREAALNEELEELAQTKGQAIEVTTIKDEEKAKEGEQE, translated from the coding sequence ATGGCAAAAAAAGAAATTCAAAGAATTGCTAAGTTAGAGTTCATCGCAGGACAAGCTAAACCTGGTCCAGCACTTGCTGGTGTTGGTGTTAACATGCCTGAATTTACAAGAGCTTTTAACGATGCAACAAGAGATAGAGGAAACGAACCAGTTCCAGTACAAATTACAGTTTACAAAGACAAAACATTTGAGTTCAAATTATTTACAGCTCCAGCTTCATTCAAAATTAAACAAGCTGCAAAAATTCAATCAGGTGCAGCTAACGCTAAAACAACAGTAGTTGCTACAATTTCAAAAGATCAACTTAGAGAAATCGCTGAATACAAATTACCTGACTTAAACACAGATGATGTTGATGCCGCTATGGCTACAATTGCTGGAACAGCAAAACAAATGGGTGTTTTAGTTGAAGGATACGATGACATCTTCAAAGCGAAAGCAGAAGCTAAAGCTGCTGCAAAAGCTGCAAAAGCTGCCGCTGCTAGAGAAGCTGCTTTAAATGAAGAATTAGAAGAATTAGCACAAACAAAAGGTCAAGCAATCGAAGTAACAACAATTAAAGATGAAGAAAAAGCAAAAGAAGGAGAACAAGAATAA
- the rplA gene encoding 50S ribosomal protein L1, which translates to MARKLSKNLKAARESFDRTAAYELAEAIELAKKTSYAKFDASIDLAFNLNLDVRKADQQLRGAVLLPNGTGKSVRVLVATNNPEKAKLAAEAGADIVLDGQAVEQKIKEDDFDFDVMVADPTMMPLLGKYGKKLGPKGLMPNPKTGTVTPNPEKAVEELKKGKANYRTDKAGIVHSLIGKSSMSTEALVENAKTLISLIKKLKPAAVKGTYILNLTVSASMGPSVKIKLEK; encoded by the coding sequence ATGGCTAGAAAACTTTCTAAAAACTTAAAAGCTGCTAGAGAATCATTCGATAGAACAGCAGCTTATGAATTAGCAGAAGCTATTGAACTTGCTAAAAAAACTTCTTATGCTAAATTCGATGCTTCAATCGATTTAGCATTCAACCTTAACCTTGATGTTAGAAAAGCTGACCAACAATTACGTGGTGCTGTTTTACTTCCAAACGGAACAGGTAAATCAGTTAGAGTATTAGTTGCTACAAACAACCCTGAAAAAGCTAAATTAGCTGCTGAAGCAGGTGCAGATATTGTTTTAGATGGACAAGCAGTTGAACAAAAAATTAAAGAAGATGACTTTGATTTTGATGTTATGGTTGCAGACCCAACAATGATGCCTTTACTTGGTAAATATGGTAAAAAACTTGGGCCTAAAGGTTTAATGCCAAACCCTAAAACAGGTACAGTTACACCTAACCCTGAAAAAGCTGTTGAAGAACTTAAAAAAGGTAAAGCAAACTACCGTACAGATAAAGCCGGAATCGTTCACTCTCTTATTGGAAAATCAAGCATGTCAACAGAAGCTTTAGTTGAAAATGCTAAAACACTTATCTCATTAATCAAAAAACTTAAACCAGCTGCTGTTAAAGGAACATACATTCTTAACTTAACAGTTTCGGCTTCAATGGGACCAAGTGTTAAAATTAAACTTGAAAAATAA